In Aptenodytes patagonicus chromosome 9, bAptPat1.pri.cur, whole genome shotgun sequence, the DNA window tgggagaggaggagcggGACAGCAAGGATGGGGATCCACCCCCgggacgtggtggtggtggtggtggtggcggcttCCAGGGAGCAGCACGGGGTGAAAAATCACATCCTTTCGGAACACGCACAAATTAAGCACAGGCCACTTCTTAACACTGGTGCACTGACACGGTGCTCAGACTACGCCACGGGGACATGGAGGGACACATGAAATAAATTACCAAATTGCAGCTCTGCCTCCCtcgtttccccccccccggcttcgcCCCAGGGCCCTCCGCGTCCTGAAGATCGATTTGCAGACACATGTCAGCGAGTCGCCTCCGCGCAGCCCCGGCATTTCCCGGCGAAGCTGCCCGAGCGGCGTGTGTCTGCCAGGGGAGAGGTATCCCCTTGCAAGGAAAACATGGGGCAGGTGCACGTGTTGGGAATAGAGCCCTTCAGAATTAACAACCTGAAAGAATTTGATTTAGCTCAATTTATCGATCGGTGCAAACAAGCAAGAAGTATGTTGGGTTGAGATGATTAAATGTGATGGGGTCTACCAAAGGCATGACCGAGGAATTAATATGCAGCTTATAAACACGCTGCGGGGAAAAGTCAAGGGGAAGCAAACAAGACCCAAAATAGATTTATCTCCAAATGTCCTGTGAAGCCAAGGAATCCGCTGATATAAACACAGGAATTGAAACTGGCCACATGAAACAAAGCTCCGCTTTCAGTGGCACCTGGGGATGGCGAGATGGAAGTAATTCCTCTTTAATGAAGATATTGTTATGTGTCTGAGGCTTTCGGCAGAGCAGCAATCTCCGCTGCCTGGGAAAAGAGGGGATTAAGTTACAGACCGGCTCTGCTGGAGGAGGAACCCCCTGTTTTAAGCAAAACCTTCGCTGGCGTTATCTGTTTAATGTGTTGCACGCCATTTGCGGCATAAACATTTCcagttcattttaatttcatatcgAAGGAGAATAATAAAGACAGCAGGGTTATTGGTCGCAGCTGCGTGAATGTGGCAAATGTAACTTGAAGAATTATTCTGTCAAAGAGACAGAGCCAGATATTATTGTTTTTTCCCTTACAGTCTTGCCAGCAGTTAAATAggagattttattaaaaatattcatgtaatTAAAATCTATAGTCTTGAAAGCCTTTATAGGAACTGGAGTTAAACCAAAATAACAGATTTACATTCAGATGTTGTAGGTTTGTAACAATATGACGCTGCTTTTggttaataaagcaaaaaaaagaaggttttttttaaccGAAGTCTTACGTTTTAAAATTTAGGTAGCTTTGAAACGTGCAGTGATTGATATAGCTTAAAAGGACAAGCTTTCTAGGAAACATTAAGTTTGGTTATAGAAATTCATTAGTTATGATCTGGGCAACCGGTGTGTCCTGAGAGGGAGAAATGAGTTTTATTCAGCACACGTGTAGTTTTAACAACCAATACCCGGGTTTTCAGCCGTTGTCCATCAGCGTGATGGATCgtccttcccttctctgccttcCCAAACCCCAACCCCGGCTGGAACGGAGAATTTTCCCAAAGTGAAGGAAATACCCCTGGTGAAAAGCAGACCCAAGAGCCACCCAGAGCcgtttcttttttctgccttttttttttttttcttctttttctcaaagCTTTGTCCAGTAATAAACAACTGTTTCAATCTGCTGCGCTgatcaaaagaaatgttttaatcagTCCCAGGCAAAGTATCATGCTATTATGTTATCACTGGAGCAAATcatcaaaaatacaaaacaaaaatatcgGTTTAATACACTCCAGATCAGGAATGTCTTGAAGAAACTTGCCTTCCTCACAGGTGTGtcctattttaagaaaaaaaaggattaaagcGCGGGGGCTGGCGCTGGGGTGAGCGTGTCTGTCAGGGCAGAAATGCCGAGATCAAAACTGGCCAAGCCCAATTACTGCAAATAAACTGCTCAAAACGCTTTCCCCTACCCCAGGgatgttttgattaattttttttaaactgacaaatTATCTGAAAATGGCTCATCTGTGTTTTCACCTGCTGCGAAGCAAATCCACGGGGAGAGCTGCGGGGACACCGACCCGGTCCCCGCTGCCTCCCAGCCGTGGCTCTGGCTGGTGAGGGACGCATCCCCAAGGAAGCCCAGAAGCCTCCCAATTTTGGAGATAATTTTTCCACCAGGAGCCTGAGCAGGGTCTGGATCCGACGCGGGGTGATGGGAGCCGTCAGCAGatgcaggagcatccctgccccgCGAGCCTGATGCGTGATCACTTGCAGAGGTACCCGCCATCTCCTCCGAAAAAATTCGGCTTGAGCAGAGCTGGATCTCATTTCCATCCTCTGCTCTGTTCTGTGTCCAGGAGACCTACCCAGTGAAATTCCTCCTTTTTATGGTCCATGACTCCAGCTGCACGAATGATACTcgaaaacaacttaaaaataagTGATCTTTCGGTCATGTGGGAAGCTGAAGTTCGGAGCAGGGCGCTGTGGCTGTCCCACCAGCCAGAAGTGGCAACCACACTCCTCGATCAGCAGTTAATGGGATGCGCTCTCAGGTGGACCTTTCATATACGTTGGATTGAAGAAATCCTGACTGTCCATAGGGTCTTCAAAGTGGTGAGAGGAGCTGATCAAAGGGGAGAGGTCCGCACCGGCACGCGCGGCTCTCAAACGCCACCCAAACCCATTCGACCAAAAACCATCTCAGAAAGCGGGGACGTCAGCTTGGGAAGGAGGAACGGCAGCGGGGATGAAGCACCCGGACCTGGGCAGATCCAGACGAGCTCTTCCCTGTCCCCTCCTTGACATCCCTTGCCTCAAGAGCTGCTCATTTGCAATTCCAACGTCCAGCGTGGCAAGTGTCAGCACTTTCAAAGCACGAAGGCTTTTGAAACGTTGGGTTTCGTTTCAGTTGGAAACAAAGTTTGGGGCTTCACTTTACTTTGATTTGGTTTAATCTCGAAAATCTCCAGGAAACAGAGTTATACTTCTACCAGTCTAGATTCTTAAATTCTGGTAGTATTGAGAAGCGAAGCAAAGGGGGCTGATGTTATCCATTAGAATAGCCCAGATAGAGACATTATCCTGCTTTTATGAAAGCCAAAGGCCGAATTCATATTTATTTGAGCTGCAGCAGAATCTGGCTTATATCCTGGACATTACAACATATTGTTTCAATCTATATTTTTATTAGCAATATTGATAACGTTAGAAGAAATACGATACAGGAAACAGCTTATCAACTTCGAAACAGCTTATCAACTTCGAATAATTTTACAGTAAGACTTTTAATGAAGATAAAAGAAGAATTCGGCAAAGGGCTGAAGCTAAAAGTGTTGTTGGTAAATGGAGACGCGCGGTACCTGCACATCCTGAGCGGGGCAGCTGGATAGCCAGCATGGTTTTTACtccatggaagaaaaataatcggtaatcttttttttttttgttaaagaccATTAGTTCTCCACTTTAAGTTTATTAACACTTTCATACATAATGATTCGCCGCACGACTGTAGAAATGAAGATATTCATGTAAACCTAAATTAAATCTATTTGTTGTGCACAGGCAGTGGTGCCTGTAGCTCACACTCCTGCTTTTAAAGCCCCGGGCAAATATTCATAGGGAAAGACATGTGAAACGCTCTCGTTGCATGGAAGAAAACCCCTAATTCTAGACCCTAAACGTCAAGTCCTGCGAGAGGATCAGATCTGACTTGACTCACTTGAAGGCGCCTTGGGGACGGGGAGATTTTGCCTTCGAGTGGTCCCGCAGCTTTGGGGCGCACAGGAGCTTTCCAAGCTGCCAGCCGTCCCTCCTTGCACTCTGATATTAATTCTTAGTTTTGACACTGTATTATGAACAGTTTAGCACTTGAAATGTTGCTCTGTACCTGGTAACGTACAATGGAAGATGATGGTTAAAACCACCAAGTGCTTGGGGTGAggtgggcacagccagggcagcatcCGACTGTGCAAACAGATATCGCGGTCCTTCCCACGGCGATGCCGACTGGTGTTTAATATCATGTATTTGAAACCTTCCTGGCAAGTGCAACAACAGTGAGTGTCTTCTCCCGGACCTGAATAAAAAGAAAGGGTATTTCTGCTGGTTTCAGGCTGTGGGTCCGTGGTGAAGGGATGCAGCAGCTCGCTCCGGTGGACTGGCAGCCGGAGCAGAAGGCAGCGACCATCCCCAGAGCATTGTCTGAGCAAGAGTAACTCTAAGTAACCAttactcttttctgtcttttggagTTGAGGCCCTGTTTTATTCGCAGGCCTGACTGGAAGCAGATGGACCTGTCAGGGCTCGCTCTCGCAGGTGAGCCGACCGGGGCGGATGAGCTGCTAAgtgctcccagctgctgggcagggccCGGAGGAAATTGTTGGAGCTGGGACCCAGCTCAGAGATGAGATCTGGAGCCAGCGCCAAGGAGGAAAAAGCGAATTTCTCCAAAAAGCAGCTCTCTCAAATCCTGAAAGAGCGaggcttttaaaataagagaaaatttcTGAAAACCTCTTCAGTGCATCTAATATATCTTCAGACTTCAGAGAGCTAGAAGCCATCCTGAGCCCCTGCCCCCTTCTCTGGTTTTGTTCAGGATCTGCCTCCTTAGACagcaaatattatttttcctgggGGTTCTCCCTTATCGCTGGTGTCCCCCTCTCCAGAAAGGTCTTGAATTTTACTTGCTGGTTTGTGTCATTTGATTTACAAGCTCAAGGGGTCCTTCACAAAACCTGGACTACTTCTGGTACTTAATTGCTACAATAAACTTAAAACTTGGTGCTTTAggataagcaatctgggaggaaATTGTTTGATGTATGGAAGTAGACGGTAGGTCCTTCTTGTGAATGTCACCAAAGGGACACAGAGGAGAAGTGGGTTTATAAATAACTATAAAATTCAGAAAGTGCATGAGCTCGGTGAGAGCAGAGCTCTATTAAGCACGAACAGCTTGCAGTGCAATACCCAACATCTGCAAAAGTCCTTGCAGCCAGTATAATTCCCAACAGCCTCGACTGCTGTGCCCAGGCTGTCTGACACCGGTTTTAACTCCACGGGGGCCGGGACGCTGCAATTTGCACAGACACAGCCGAGCACAGAAAGAGGTGCCTGGAGCTTGCACCCTAAAATCCAAATCAACAGGTGAAAGAAAAGGTGATTAACAAGTCTCAAGCTTTTATTCATGTTGCaaagaaggtggttttttttcttttccttttcaaaattacttcatcaaaaataattctttacgttttaaaagctgtttttttcccagcactcCGTGGCTGCAGCATTGGCGGAGCACAGAGGCTGCTGAGCCGGCGTGGATGGGGCTGCTGCAGTGGCCGGGCGATGCCGTGGCCGCCTGCCATGGCTCCGGTGCCTCCGAGTGACACGGCGATAAAGAAAATAGTGAAATACATTCAGTGTGTAAACGCCAGGGAATGAGGTTATCACTTGCGGCACTGCAAAGCGCGGCTCCAGCCATGGAGTGCTCGTAGCAGAGCCGCGGGAGGAGTCGGGGGacgcacccccccgcccccggtacCCAAAGTACATCCAGGGGCGGGGAGCCGCCGCGGTGCCGGCGATTTTAACATTATGCCTTCAGATGCTGTACCTCTTATTTAGCTTTCTGAGCCGTGTTTTAAAAGAGTCGCTGCATATTTTGTGTATTCTGGGAGACAAACAGACACATAAAACTAAGAAGAAAGAACACGTAAATATTGCGGAGTCATCTGTTTCCAATAGGGTGTGTTTACATATTAATGTGCAATACAAATTTGTAAACATGAGCATTTGAAACTTTTGTAGGAACTGATACTGgccttttccctttctgcagcttTATTGGAACAGCATGTCCCCCCTGGCCCCAGCCACACATGTACATCGTTTTAATACTGGATGCATTTCAAATGTTCTGGGTGCTTATTTGTTCTGGTCTATCTTGCTATCCAATCCTCGTTTGTTTTGCATAATTGTGATACAAATTATCATCTAATTACAGACCAAACCTCAGAAGATCAAATGTAAACCAAGGCACTTCCATCAGAAAAAGCTACATCTGACGCTCCCTCTACACGTTTGGCTTCTTAAATTTGGGTGAAACTGGATAGTAAACTGCACTTTGATTAAAAACATTATCGCTGGGGGTTTTTGTCTCCTTGGTTTTTAAATCAACCTCCCGGTGTCGGAGCACCGAGCCCATCCCATGCCCCCGCGTCGAGTACGGACGCGACGCCCTTGGTACTGCCAGTTTTATTTGCCGAGCGCTATAAATGTGATCAGATATTCCCGAGTAACCTCAGACTCCTCTTGGGAAAGGTCAAATGACTAATAGCGAAGAATGTTCAGCAAgttcaatctttaaaaaaatctttgatgaTTTTCTCCCTGTTCCCATTTAAAAATAGCACGGTAACACTGGGTTTATATTTGTATTCACCCACTAAGTCTAAAGAACTGTGAACTTTTGCAATTGCCACAGATTTCCAAACAACGTTACGGGGAGGAAGTACAAAGCAGCATGTAACGTGTTTGTATTTACAGGCGCATGGTCCCGCTTGGAATATTGACCTCGATTCCCCCAGTTTCACATTTGATAACTAATGGTTTATTATACTGACTTACTCTCTCGAGTTCTGCCCCTCACCTCTCACCAGCAGCCCTTCTACAAAGCACCCCCAGAAAGTAGCGTGCAGGTTATCCACTCTTTTGGGCACAGTTTTTCTCATACAAGCAGAACCATCTACGTTACCGTGTGAGCGATTCAGCTGAATTACCATTGCGGGTACGGAGACCACTCCCTTGCTGGGATGGCCAGGGAGCCTTGGCCGGCTCCGAGGTGACAACGTGGGATTCAGGACAGAGACCTATGACTGcctgaaaatactgatttgtttTGTAAAGAGCCACCAgcatcttttttatttgttacagTGATATTTGAAAGGATAAACCAGGAGATGAAGGCAAAGGAAATAGAAAGTAACCTCAGATAACCCAGATCTGACAGTGTCTCTCACGTCGTGCTGACCTCTCGTACGGACCTAATTAGCATTTATATGTCTGCCTCACCCATGTTGATGACCGCTGCATCCTCCCCGGAGCTCGGTGCCAGCACCCAAGGGACGCGGGTGCCGGTGTCGCGCATCTCTTGCAGGGACCAGGCTCTGGACGTGTTTTCCGTGTGGCTGTGATCAGGGAGGGTGGCAAAAACCGGGCTCCTACAGGACCAGGCGTATCGAAACCCAACCCGATTCCACTGGCATTAGCTGAGCAATCGCTGTTGGAGCGTATCACCCCAACGCTGGGTTTGTAGTTTCATACCAAAAGGCACAGAATAAACAAGCAGCTCTGGGAAGCCCCGTGCCCGGCTGCAAACGCGCTGGGTAGGAATGAAGTGGGTCCCATCAAAGAGAGCATTTGCTCAGCTGCAGTAGATGGAATTTATCTCATCCAAATTTAAATATCTATCGCTGTAAAATTGTCCGTACTGAAAATATCTGTTCTACTCCATATCAGTCACGTTTTTAATTAGACAGACACTGATCTGTTGGATCACCAGCTCATGGCCAGCAACTCTGGAATATCTTATGCAActgcaaatatttggaaaattggAAGTTACCCATTGCATCCACCCACAAATCCGTGACTTCCAGCTCCCCAAAAGCATAGCCACATGTGGGGGCCGGTACTCGGTCACTCAGCCCAGGAGATTCGTCCCGGGGAGCAGAGATGTGCAGCGCTTTGCAGAGCCCGTCCCAGCGCCTGCAGTGCACTCGCCCGCGGGAACTCGGCCACCACTGGTGATGGGTGATGGCTTGGAAATAAGGACTCCCGAatgaaaaaaagtttccttttttttttaataaaaatagtgaGATAAACTGCTAAGAAACAGCACGAGAAAGCAGGTTTGTTCATTTTTACAGTTGTACAGACTGTTTAGCAAGGCAAGCGCGGCCCACCGTTCATACTGGTATCGCTAGGGGCTCTGTGAACACTCAAAGCAGATAAATTAGGGAAACCAATGTTGGTTGATTTTTAGCAAAGTCTCATGAAAGTAAAAGTGTGactttttgttattttaacagcttttgaTGGTGCTTGTTCTGTTCTTAATTTGTTGTCTCTTAtggatgaaaataaaaccaaaactctGATACCAACTCGATTCTTAAACCTGCGCTTAATCCCTATATAGTGCTGTGTTATGTTTGTAAATACAGAATTCTCTTATCTTAATCCCAAAATGCAGCCAGTCCCAGTCAAGCATTATTTTCAAATCTCTGTTATATATCAAGTAATAAAATTGGCTTCAGGTAGGGACTGAGCATTGgtcaaataaagaataaaatctgtGCCCAAATTTATTGTGAGTTATATTGTGCCCTTGGGAGCTAGAGATTATTTACAGGAATAACAAGAATATCCACAGGTTATAATAAAACAAACAGGACTTTTGGAAGGAATTGAAAATCTCATGTTTCGGGGCCCGTAGAGTTGTAACTCTCCAGAAAGGATCTGCGTTCTCCACCGGACCGagccaggagcatccctgccccttcccttggGCACAGGCTGGCGGATGCAATCCCAGGTGGATCTTCTGTGTCCCCCGGGGCTGAAAGTGCTGGGTAGGAGGAGCGTCCTGCAGGGCTCCCGGAGGTGTTTCATCCCACACAGCTCTCTGAGATGtatcccccatgtcccccagcacGGACCCAGCTCACCATGGGGGAGATGTGTGACCACCCGTCCTCTGTTCCTTCCCACCATGTTGTCAGCGCTGGTGCCGCTCTGCGCTACCACCTCCTGGAGACCTCCAGAAGCAGGAGCATGGAGAGGAGGGCTCTTGGGGCACCCCTGCATCAGGCTCCACTGTCTCATCCCCACAAGGTGGGAAGACATCCATCTTTTGTCCCGGCTTTCTTCACCTCGGCAGCAGGTACTTGAATTTACATCCCCACTCCGATAACTGAGTCATCTGGGTCCTGGAGCAACAAGGCACTTTCATGTCATTAATTAGGACCCATTAAAGCCAAGGGAACCTGAGAACATGCTCGAGCACTTGGCCAAATACGGCTCCTTTGCTGACTCAAGGTCTCACATAGTccctttgaaatcagtgggaaaactCAAGTAGGGTGAGCAGCAGCTCACTAGGGCTTTGAGCTAACTAAAGGCAAGCTAGATAGAGAGTTTCAGGAAAACATATCTGTAGAAATGTATACGTCTACGTTCCCACTTCAGAGTGCAAATATGAAAAAGGTGACTGTACAGTTTGCTCTTAACCTACAACCATGACATAAATATGACCAAAAGGTATCGCCTTGCTGTGGATCATCTCAGACCCTCCGCGCTCCCGGGTCCTCCACCCTCCCAACAACACGACACGTTTGCccacaaaaaaagttaaatgccTAGACATACCGCTCCTGTACCATGCAGTATTTCATAGTCAATAACTAGCAAGCCCTTGGGTATGAAGGAAGGAAAGGCTTGCTTTACATATCAATGCTTAGAAATATTATAGAATTCCACTAAAGGCAATGGTTAATTGTCGGGTGCCAGTTAGAGTGATTACATCTGCCATCTCTCAAAGAAGCTGGAATGCTGTCACTCACTTTGAAATGGCTTGCTGCATTCATCAGTCTGGATGGCACGGAGAAGTTGTAACCGTACAAGCCATATGGAGGATGTAAAGAACAATTAAGTGCTTCCCGAGCAATGGGACTTGATGGGAAAATGTTTCCAGATGCATGTAATCCGTACAGCATTTGACTAGCAGAATTGGGTACTTGTAGACATTGCCCGTTCAAGTCTTCAGCTTTAGCATTTTTCAGATTGGTTATGCCGAGGGAAGATAGTTTTGGCATATCCACCGTGAAGTGGGGTACAAGATGCGGGTTGGTGCCTCCCAGTTTTTCATGGCTTGGAAAGATGAGAGACTGTTGTCTTAAGAAGCTCGTAGGACAAATCTTGTAGTAGAGGGGCACGTTGAGGTTGTGTAGGTAGGTGTCGGGGCACGACACGCCAATGTTGCTTGCTGACAAGTGAAACGTAGGAGGTGAGCACGATGGAGAAAGCAGGGGGTTGAGAGGAGAGGGCGTCCCGCCGCTGGAGGTCACCGGCGAAGAACTGGACCTCCCACCTGAAAACGAAAACAGAAATCGTCCAAGCTGGGCTAGCTGATGTTCACAGCCAAGGAACCCTTGGAGGACTCCTGCTCCCACTCTGCATCTCCCCGCTGCCGGTGTCTGTCCAAGCACAAACCCGCTCCAAAAATCAGCTCCTGGAAAATGGGAAGATCTGTCCATCGattatttgttgttgttacttGGCACTTGTCTAAGAACGATATTCACACATGTCTCATCCCATTCATTTGACCGGGACAGCTGTGACGTTCAGCTCCACACATACAGGTACCTGCCGGGTCTGTGCCTCGCTATACGACCGATACCTTCTCCTGCTATACATACGCCATTGCTATTTTAGGCTCCCTATTTTTCGTGCAAATTACAGGCAGCTTTTTCCCCTTGTATATAAGAACAAAAAAACGTATTCAGCCTGATGGAGAACTTTTTTGTACCTTCCTGCTCACAGGAATTGACTAATTTTACTTGGCTTCCCATGCAATTTGAAACATATACCTGAATACTATAGGTGTCTCCAGAAACTTTAAATGCACGTGTCATTTTAACGTTCTCCTTTCTGAAATGAATCAATGAACACTTTCATAATTTAGTAGAAAAGCAACACCGGCTTGCTTCACACGTGTGAGCGCTGCCGAAGCCGCTGGTGTATAACATCACTGTTCAGCACCGGCTCGCCGCTCCTCCGGAGCAACACGAAGAGCAAAAACTGAGAGGCGACGGCTGCTCTGGCGTGGGAATGGTGCTCCGGAGCGGCCGTCCCTGGTGCTAAACAGATGCTGGTTTCATCTAACGCCATTTAAGAGCTGTATGTCTCTGCTGCACGTTCGTTACCACATTCTTCTAGaggttttcttcccccccttattttcatttcttaccaaagtcactggaaaaggaaggaagggaacgTGAGTCCATTTTTGCTCTACGTTTTTCTCTATTTACATTTAATTCCAAGTGCTATACTGTCTGGATGTGATCTGGTCAGGCTTTACATGCAATCAGCAACACAGAATCCACTGTATAACCACGCCACATCTGCTAGTATATCAAACCTTAAAAAAACACGAAGATTTTGGACGTGGCGCAAGTTAATTTTGCAAACTCCCAGCAAACAGAGTAGCTCACAGCTTGGGTAACGCGCAGGCAGCACCTATTCGCAATAATCCGGGAAGGTTTTACGGCTTGAACGTCTCACCCTTCCCCGCTGATGTCAGCGGCTGTTTCAGTACTGACATCAGCAGGAGTGGATGCAGGGCAGGGATCCGGTCCCCTCCCGATGTACACGTCCCCTGACGTCCTCCCAGGACTCAGGGACTTTCGGTCATGTAAAATGATGTGATTGAGCCGATATTTGTGAGTGCGAGGCAGCGAATGAGTCCCTATGCAGCTGGCTGTAGCAGAGCAAACGAGTGTTAGTATTTGCTTCGAGGCACCCTAAGCAATAATATCACGCAACTTCCAGCACAAGTTTGGGAACGGGGATCACAGCGGGGAGGACGGAGCAGCTCAAAGAGCAGattctttctgccatttctaTTAGGCTTAAAAGTCCCAAGTTTATGGCCAATTCTTTCTTCAGCATACTGttcatgctttcttttaatttgccTTCTGGTTTGGGGGCTTCAGGATTtctatttttcagcttttcttcagaaatacagttttattattaGTGGAAATGGAAATTTTGTTATATTTACATCGGTCCAGGAAATTGACCTGAAGGAAAATACCAATTACATTAAGACTAGCAAAAAACTCCCAGGAAGCCCTAATATTTTAGCAGCTGTACAATaatcattgcagttgctgttctCTCATTCCCCATCGCAGCCCATCCACCAGCTCCTCTCCTCGGTACCGCGTCGCAGCCTGCAAAATGGGTTCAAAAGGGGCTTTTTGCAGAAGgtcttttctaaattaaaaaaaataataacctaGCTCTCTTTACAACCCGGTAAGCCTCTTAATTTCTCCCGAGTCTGATTTTTTTACGCCTCCGCATTTCTACGCCTGTACAGCCTGgatttttgctgtgatttttgcAGTATTTCCCTGCAGAGACGGGAACGATTCGGTGTGCCCCAACACAAATGTCTTTGAGGAGTTCCTAACATAAATAAGAGTTAAACTGGCGACTTTAAACCCAAACTGGAGCCCTCCAGCGTGCAAATGCTTGCTTAGTTTTTTTCCTTCGGTGCTGTGAATAATCAGTTTTCAAATACTATTTCCAAAAGCCGTTTTTCTGGAAGAGGGCTGTAAGAGGCCGATGTGCGCTTGTCAGGCGGAAGGAAATCGTTTTCCCTGAAAaacttttccctcttccctgcatttCCGCGGAGTTAACGGACTGTGGGACTGCTACATCCTAAATAAgaggtaattttattttctgttgcataATGCGTTTGTTCGCACGGAAGGAGCAGGCTAGAGGAGACACCAGTCGTTATTCTCACGTTTCGAGCTAATATTCTCAAACGGGTTGGAAACAATTAGTGTAACAGGATCAAAGCCGTAACGACCCGACTCTACATTAGCCTCCCGCATACTCAGATATTTTTTCCTGCGCATCCAAATCCGATTTCTGCCAGGTGATGAAGCCAGACCGCGCCCTTGCCCTTCTCCTCCCGGGGCGAGCGCTCGGCTCCTCAGATCGGTTCTAACAGGAGTTTTTGCCGAAAACGCGTGGAATCGCCTTCCCAAAGCGTTACGTTGGCCGCCGGTTCGTTTTCTGGACCCACCTCATTACCTTAATGGTTTAAGAGCCCCGACGCGCCCCCGCGGAGACCTGCGGGCGTGCGGCCGCGGCGCAGCCCCGAGGCCGCGGGGAGAGGCGGGGTAGGAAAAAGGCAGCAAACGGGACTCACCCTGGCTCTCTGCGCCGAAAGCCTTGAAGTCCAGGGCGAGGGGGGGCCGCCACGGGTAGGTCTCCAGGAGCCCGTCCAGGACCCCCCTGCGGGGCGAGACCGGGCTgagcgccgcggcggggccggcgggcgcgacgggggggggggggggagaggcggggcggccccggcccttACCTGTTCCTCCCGGGATCCCGAAAGCCTTTGGCGAAGGGATTCCTGTCGATCTTCAGCTTCGTGATCTGGGGGGCGGGAGCGAGAGGGGCCGctggggcgcggggcgggccgggacCGGCCGTCGGGgctccccggccccccggcccccggtaCCGTCGGGGCTCTCCATCCCCCCCGGCCGGTCCCCCGTACCTGCTGGTTTTGGTAGGCCGTCACGGTGGTGAACTCGGTCTCCTGGAAGGAGAAGGTCTGCACCCCCTCGGCCGGCAGCGACTGGATCTGCGCTAGGTCGAAGCGAGAGTCCTGGGCGATAACGTGGACGCGGGGCTTGTACTTGTGCATGGACTGCAGGATGATCTGTGCGGGGGGAGAGGCAGGCTGAGCCCCCCCgagagggagaagggcaggaagaaaaCCCGGTGCCAGACACGGGTGGGACCCAGCCCTCAGCCCCGG includes these proteins:
- the TBX22 gene encoding T-box transcription factor TBX22, which produces MALSSRAHAFSVEALVGRSAKRKVPDGRDEESGAGCRQSRRAPEAEKRPKAGAESREAGAGVQVELQGSELWRRFHEIGTEMIITKAGRRMFPSVRVKVKGLEPLKQYYIAIDVVPVDSKRYRYVYHSSQWMVAGNTDHSCITPRLYIHPDSPCSGETWMRQIISFDRVKLTNNEMDDKGHIILQSMHKYKPRVHVIAQDSRFDLAQIQSLPAEGVQTFSFQETEFTTVTAYQNQQITKLKIDRNPFAKGFRDPGRNRGVLDGLLETYPWRPPLALDFKAFGAESQGGRSSSSPVTSSGGTPSPLNPLLSPSCSPPTFHLSASNIGVSCPDTYLHNLNVPLYYKICPTSFLRQQSLIFPSHEKLGGTNPHLVPHFTVDMPKLSSLGITNLKNAKAEDLNGQCLQVPNSASQMLYGLHASGNIFPSSPIAREALNCSLHPPYGLYGYNFSVPSRLMNAASHFKVSDSIPASLRDGRCNHSNWHPTINHCL